CTTAAGGTCAATGTCGGGTGGGCTATGAGTGTGTGAGCCACCAGGCCGATGCAAACGGCCGGGGTCAGCGCGAGTCCTCCGAGCCGTCCCCAGCCCTCCATGGTGTCCGGCACCACGCTCGAAACGCTCAGACGCCGGAGGCGCCTCATCGCCCGGTCCGGAAGGGACGCCCGTTCGGAAGCGGTCGCAGCTTCTTCGACTGCGCACATGACGCGGTCCGTGAATCCGGGAGGGGTCTCGAGGTGCCCGAGCCGATCCAGAATATGGACCGTGGCCCGGGCGCGCCCGAGCTTGTCGGCGCACAGTTCGCACTCCAGAGTGTGCGACTCGGCCTGGATCGCACCGGCTGCGGCGGCGACGCTGTCGGCCAGATCCTCGACCAGTCCGGAGTCGAGGTGCTCGTCGCCGCGAAGCGCTTTCGAGAGCGGGCTCAGGAGCTTGCTCCCGGCCACCAGCCAGCTTCTTCCGAGAAGCCCGCGGCGTCCTGCTTCCGCGCCGCGCGCCGCCTTCTCGAACACCGGGAGCCTCGGAACGACCGGCCGATGCGGCGTCCGGTCCAGGACCTGATCGACGAGTCCCGATGGCGGAGGCGCGGTGGGAAGATCACCGAGAATTCCGGACAGGGTGCGCCAGGCCTCCACCTCGCGCCGGCACTCGTGGCATTCCTCGAGGTGGTCGCGGATGCTGTCGCCGCTTCGGTGCTCGAGCTCGCCAGCGCCGTATTGCGAGAGCATCTCGGCGGGAGGGCCGTTTGTGCAGCCCTTGGCTCCAGGGGAGATCCGGGTCATGCTATCCCACCACCGGGGCGAGCTGCGCCTTGAGCTCGTTGCGAGCTCGATGGATGTAAGTCTTCACAGTGCCGAGGGGCACTCCGATGATCTCGGCGATCTCGTTGTACGAATAGCCTTCGACATGCCGTAGAATGATTGCGGCGCGGTACTCGTCCCGCAAGGTGGCGATGGCGGCCTCGATCTGGCCGCCCAGTTCACGGTTCTCCACGAATTGGTCGGGACGTTCACCGGTGCACACCGCGTCGAAGGAGGAGCGCTCCGCCTCGTCCGCCGTGCGAGCGTGCGGCGACCCGTGCATGGAAACCGTCTGCAGACGACGCCTGCGGAGGTGGTCGATGGTGTGATTGTGGGCGATCTTGAAGATCCAGCTGCTGAACTTGTAGCTCGGTTTGAAGGAGTCGATGGCCTTGAAGGCGCGCACGAAGGCTTCCTGGGTTAGATCCTCGGCCAGGCCGCGGTCGCGTACCATGCGAAAGATCATGGAGAAGAGGGGCCGCTCGTAACGCACGACGATCTCTCGGTAGGCATCCTGGTGGTTCCCGCAAGCGAGCTGGACGAGCTCGGCGTCGGCGAGCGACGGGAGGTCGAGCCGCTTCGGTTCGACACCCCGAACTCCGGCGGGAGCGGAGGAGGTCTTGGGCCGGGGCAGCCAACTGGCTGCGGCGGGTAGCGAGGCCGAAACTGAGGTCATCAAGATTACCTGTGGGAGAGGGGGTCGATCTCCAAACAAAATAATGCTCTCCATACGCAGATACCGCAGGACGGGTTTCGGTGTATGGGCTGAGCCGAGTCCGCCATCCTCCAACCCACCGGTTCCATGGCTTCGCCCCGCAATCACGCCGATCCCGCAGAGGGAGAGGACCGCCGCAACCAGGTCCGCACCATCTTCACGGAGATCGCGCCCCGTTACGATCTTCTCAATCACGTTCTGTCCCTGAACGTCGATCGAAGGTGGCGTCGTCGCGCCGTGCACCGGCTTCGCGAAGGTCTTGTCGCCCACGCGGATGCATCGTCGCGCTGCTGTGGTAAGCTTCGTCCACGGGCTAAGGACGCGGACTCGGGGAGCGCCTCCGGCAGCGATTCGGCACCCGGTCCGCGGCTCCTCGACTGCTGCGCCGGCACCTGCGACCTCTCGCTCGACCTCCTGCGCATCGGCGCAGGCGTGCGCGTGGTCTCCGCCGACTTCGCTCTGCCCATGCTGGTCGCGGGAGTCCGAAAGACCGCCGACAGACCCGTCTTCCTCACCTGCGCCGACGCGCTCGAACTGCCCTTCCCGGACGATTCCTTCTCAGGAGCGGCGATAGCCTTTGGCCTCAGAAACCTCGCCGATGTCGTCGCCGGGCTGAGGGAGCTGAGGAGGGTGCTGCGTCCGTCCGGGCGGCTCGTGATTCTGGAATTCACGACTCCGCCTAATCCCGCCGTCCGCGCCGGCTACCACTTCTACTTCAAGCGCGTCCTTCCGCTGGTGGGCAGAGTGGTGTCGGGGCAT
The Gemmatimonadota bacterium genome window above contains:
- a CDS encoding sigma-70 family RNA polymerase sigma factor, yielding MTSVSASLPAAASWLPRPKTSSAPAGVRGVEPKRLDLPSLADAELVQLACGNHQDAYREIVVRYERPLFSMIFRMVRDRGLAEDLTQEAFVRAFKAIDSFKPSYKFSSWIFKIAHNHTIDHLRRRRLQTVSMHGSPHARTADEAERSSFDAVCTGERPDQFVENRELGGQIEAAIATLRDEYRAAIILRHVEGYSYNEIAEIIGVPLGTVKTYIHRARNELKAQLAPVVG
- a CDS encoding ubiquinone/menaquinone biosynthesis methyltransferase, which gives rise to MASPRNHADPAEGEDRRNQVRTIFTEIAPRYDLLNHVLSLNVDRRWRRRAVHRLREGLVAHADASSRCCGKLRPRAKDADSGSASGSDSAPGPRLLDCCAGTCDLSLDLLRIGAGVRVVSADFALPMLVAGVRKTADRPVFLTCADALELPFPDDSFSGAAIAFGLRNLADVVAGLRELRRVLRPSGRLVILEFTTPPNPAVRAGYHFYFKRVLPLVGRVVSGHPWAYTYLPRSVGAFPGPEPLADELRMAGYGDVDYELLSAGIAALHWGSA